DNA sequence from the Anguilla anguilla isolate fAngAng1 chromosome 4, fAngAng1.pri, whole genome shotgun sequence genome:
GAAAGCAATTTACTCAGTCTCCTAGTGTCAAAGAATATTAATCTTTTTTCCCTCCAGGATTGAAAACTACAAATTAGATGACAGTGAAAATTGATGTATTCCTTGGATGTAATTCCAGTACTTGGTACTACACCGCAAGCAGAAGCGCAATGGCTTCCTTTGTTGCTTAGTGCTGTTATGCTTTCTGAGCATGTGTGCTAATGCAGAGATGAGTGTGGCCCATTTGCTGTTTATCTTCTAAATGTGAGTGTTGAGCCTCTTCCAGTGTGACAGTTAGAGATGCTGTGCTCTTGGGAAAGGGTGCTGTTCTTTCAGTCTCTTTATAAAGCCGTCACCTATAGCCTAACCTTTAGTACAGGGGGCATCAGTTTCAAGCAAAGCcattacatgtactgtatgtggtcTAGGTACTGTGTCCTCTGGCTTTTTGAGATACATATGTGTTTGCTCTCTGTCCTTCCTTGACTTCACACCCACGTCTTTCCCATTCAGGAAGCCCCCTTGgcacaaaaagtaaaaatattttttgagaacAGTACGGACTTCTTTGGGAGAATAATTGTTTATTCCTTGGATATCCTGGGAGAAAGAGCTTGACTGTGTTTGCTTTTccggagagagggagtgggaccAAGATGATGGAGGAGCAGCACAGCATGATCCAAGCACTGTGAGATGTGTCCTCCTATCCGCTCCTGTGCAAAAACAACCAACTGGGCCTTTTATGGAAAGGACAGACCTGACTGACTCActgcttttattacattacattttatctacccctccctccccctctatttttttgtaaaccGATGAGAATTTTCTTGAGTGTGACTGACTGTCTTACAGGTATGTGCCTTAATTATagtaaataacatttttaagaatctgaaaagataaaaacaatattaaaacaataattgcAGTACATATTCAGGTAGCTATGGCTGTTCTTGTTTCttgtgatggattggcgacctgtccaatgcatgctgggataggctccagccctcCCACAGCCCTGACCAGGAATCAGAGAGTCAGATGAACGATGGATGGATGTTCTTGTTCCTGCTTTTTCTAATTTCACATCATAACTCCATTATTGGGCACAAAAAACTCACATacttgcctttttttctccattggtgctttattgtttttgccatttcaaCAATGGACCAGGATTTAATTCTCAGTAAGAAAGTTCCAACCCACCAAAACAATCCCAAATATATaacacatgcagaaaaaaaaaatatacatatatatacattaaagCTAGTGCAGTCATTGAAATGGTGAAAATAAGGAAGAGTGAAAATGTCTGTGCCTGCTGAAGGGAAATATTTGGGGCTTCTCCATAATGTATGAGAAACACAGAGTGGGGCCTGCCCCAGGCCTCCATCATTACCCATACTGCATTGCTGCTGCAGCACAGAGGCAGACGGATGCTCTCCTTTCTTCAAAGCCCCTCCAGCCGGGGACGAACTCACGCCAGGGACGAACTCACGCCGGGGATCTCGCGGTCCTTGCATCATGCCTTTTGCTTCAGCAGTTTCAGGATGTGATTCTCAATCACCTTTTGGACTGTAAATGCAAAGCGGAGCTCGTTTCTGATTTTATGGTTAACTCAAAGTTTCTGAGCTTTGCACTCAGCAATGTAACAGTTATGCTAATTCTCAGTCTTGTACCCTGAACCCACGGCTTTGCGAAGACCAGATTTGGCTGTTTTCGCGCAAGATTATGAGAAAAATGATTAAACGTGGTGATTCTCACCAAACCAAAGAGTTACTCTTTCTGTGCTAGATTTCTAACCGTATCACAGTTACACGGGACTGCCTGATTCTGGCTGCTGTAAATCTGGGGTGCTCACCCTTCTTGTGTCCCAGAgccacagcaaggtccataggGCTGTACCCAGAGTCTGCTTCCACCGTCAGATCTGCCCCCCCGGCTGAAACGCATAGGACACCCAGAGCCACCGTGACTGACAGCACACGGGCGGAACCCGTGTTTGTGAGCTGAGGTCATGGATGGGAGCGCAGACTCACCCAGGAGGGTGTCCACACACTTCACGTGGTTCCCCCGTACTGCATAGAGGAGAGGCGTTCCTCCATtctgaaaatacacatttcaaatcctGTGCTGATGTACTGAAAAGCAGCCCCGTGGATTGTCTCACTGAGTGTCACACTGagtgaattacattacattacaggcagaaTGAAGCTTATGTTGTGCACAGTAGAGTTCCGTACTATTACTCTAATGTATTAATCGAAGGCAGGGGTGCGTAgttctgttcctggagatctaccatcctgtagaaTTTCATTTCGACCCTAATTTGCCAAACCTGATTATGctcattagcagctcaatgagatctctagttgttgaatgaggtgtttgagtgaaaacctacaggacggtagatctccaggaacaggattgggcaccCCTGATCTAAAGGTACAGCTGTACAGGTTTTGGTAGTGATATTTTAGCATTGGAGGgacctatttaaaaaatgtgaagaagCCAAGTCAAATGTCTCAACAAGTTTTAACACTTTTGGCACTTTCCCTTGACAAACCTGTATTAGGAGGTGATGGCCTTACCCAGTCGTATGTGTTTATGTCCACGCCGTGCTGGAGAAGGATGCTGATGATGTCGGCGTAGCCGCCGGAGCTGGCCAGCGTCagggcgctctctctctctcgagccaGAGCTTTAGGATCTGCTCCCTGAAAGACACACGGACGCTTCCATTAGCAGGCAGCCAGCCGTCCGCCTGTCCACCTTTTCATCATTGAGAAGAGGCCATAATGTACTGCTCAAATGCATCAAAAATTGTGAATATGCCCAGGACTGTGTGTACCGTGTACACATACCTCCAAGtgatgaaataagaaaaactatGTATAGTATTTTAGTAGGCATCTGTTTCGAATATACCAGTGATTCTCAGACTTTTTCAATCAGGCCCCCCTCTGGTAGTAGGACACTTTTTCAAGCCCCCTTGACAACTGATTCCACTTGGGCgaaattttctttttgatttctaatgaactcccccccccccccccttcttctgcCCCCCTGTGGTTTCGACTTTGAGAATTTCTGGTCTACTCATCTACTCACATACAGATGCTacagcaaagaaacaaatgtCTGGTCTGTGTgcaccctttaaaaaaatggaatctgGCTCCCAAGAAATCATTCTATTCTGGGACAAAGGCAAAAAGGCTCTCACTGAGTccaatgtgtgtttgttggtaGCTGTGAATGGCATTGTGACTGTGCGCCTTGCTCGGTACAGTCACAGCTCATGCCAGGCGTGATGACAGACCTTCTCCAGGAGGAATTCCACCACTGCGATCTCCCCGAACGCTGCAGCCCACATGAGGGGAGTGAATTCCCGCTCGTCTCGACTGTTCACCAGAGACCTGTCTGCACCAATTACAACGCATGATATTCGAGTGTCATTTACATAGTCCACATAGCCAGCCTTCCTGTGCATTATAGTACTTGTAGCATGTAAGAGTACACTGTGCTTAAATGCAAAGGCATTCTTAAAGCTTTTATCTGTGCCCTTCTGTTGTTTCTCAGCCATTTTcgtctgtaaaaatgtattcaaaatggTTATCTTGACCGCAAGTGACATTGTGACtctcagtaatttgaaataaagtatacaatctgaaaaagctgttttctttgcatgaatgttatcattttatgttgaaaaatactggaaaaagcaatgcatgttcaagctgattataaaatttccaactgaaaaatgcattaactgctcaattatgtaggtatgaactaatacattagggaggtgtaatgattattgtttaacacaaatgctaattatatcttaatttttattttgttatttattacaaGTAACATTTATTATaccaaaaagagaaattgttgcACAGTATTGCATTAATCATAATCAAAagctgtttataaatgcagtgtttccgTAATTTGTGCCAGCACTGTTAAGACGTGgagtttggagttttttttctttatgataACCTCTGGAGCTCAGTAAGAAATCACTTTGCTAGAACATTCCTCTCAGTCACCAGCGCAAAAGCAGTCACTGGCAGTGAGATGCTCACCTCTGCTCAGGTGTGCTGCTAGCTGCGTGACCTCACCCTGTGCAGCCAGCTGGTGAACTGAGAgagctgaggagagaggtcaGAGATCAGTTCTACAGGCCTTTTGATACCAAAACCAAAGCTTTCAGGTGACTGCGGTTTACAAAATGCCcatattaaatacatacaactgtcttggatgacaaaaacatgttgcagtgaaaatatttgtataatatttaGATctagtaaaatacatatttcttgagattaagactagaaattaatgtaaaaaataataattagccaGGTCTTAGAAGGATATAACAGTAAGTATCAATAATCTACCTGATGAtttctttcttgatttagcAATGGTATGTATAATGGGTACCCCAGCTTTGCTATAAATGAGTAATGCATTTGAAATCCAGTtcctggtatttaaaaaaaaaaaacagaccatagagctgactgttttttttttttttttttcccccagagccTCGCTTACTGTCTAAAGTGGCCGGTAGAGCTGTGACCTCATTCCCACGCTGCCTGTTGGTTAGAGTTGTGGAGTGTTTGAATAAACTATCCTCGTTCTTGTTTTCTGCGGTGACGGTTAGGCCTTTTAgcaaagggaacaaaaagaaCAATCAATAACTATACTGAAATGATAGCATTGATTGTCATACAGCTGTAATGGTATGAGAGCTTATGATACATAATATGAAGCAAACATTGAAAATACACAaccaaaaaatctgaaaaggaCACCACTCGAATCTGCTAACTGGCAAGacttttaatttgacatttgaGGCAGAAAGCAGCTGCATATTACTGTACTAATATGCTGATCTTGATTGCCACTGCACGTCCTGCCACAATTGATCACATGGTTGAGATCTGGAAGTCACAGTTTTAGCATAAGCAGTTAGGAAGTGAAAAATTAGTGGCAAGTATATTTTGGTGCAATAATGAAGAAGTGTCCTATATTACCCATGAGAGGTGCTCCATTTGAGGCAACTGGGACATCATTTAGCTCATGGCTGATTACTGGTGGGTCAATTGGGTACAAATTAAGCACTAATGTCTCTTGATCTGAGCTGTCACTGCTGGCTGCCTGTTGGTCTGCTAGTGTCATTTGTGCAGTTGCGTCGCTGGATGTTGGCTGCAAACTGGAAGAACACTGAGATTCCACATCTCCTTCAGCAGTTTCCATTCTGCCCCTAGGAAATGCAAAAATTTTCACTTGGTTTAAAGATGGAGAGTATGCTAATTACTGAATTTCAAATAGACTCCATAAATACAATGGTGAAAGTGCcaccaattttattttgaaatgcattattgttATTTAGTCTTTTCTTGCTTCAATTAAATCTTGTCTGTAATCAATACCAGCATAACCCAACTCCTGCTCCTCAATCCATAGCGTCATAGTACGTCATTCATACCATGTCACGTTGCATGTTGCTGAGGATGCTCGTAACTGATAGGCCGTATTAGCTAGTTGCCAAGCCACCTCTCACAGCTACTCAGCATTTTCAGTGAAGTATAGCACGCACGATATCCAACAGTCATATAATTAATACCtatcaatatattttaatcgcatatataaatataactgcAGTGTGTAACTACCTTATAATAGATTAAAATGTAGAACATTACCAGTGGCGCTTGCAAGCTCTTGTGTCATTAACTTCCTGATATCACTATCAAAAGTGAAACTAAATTTGTTTAAGAAATCCCATAATGCAATTGAGGGACTTCatggaaatgaataaaacaaatttttcgaaatatattttatgtcaaCGCCACTTCGCTTTCAcgtaaataatattatttatcaaGTGTACTTTGCTGCTGATTACCAGAGACATTCACTGATACACATTTGTTTAGCGGTAACTTCCATATAAATCGGCTGTGAGTGGGTGGTACCTCGTAGACAGATGGCAACACCTTATCCAATCAGCGAGTTTACATTTGACAGACCCTTGAAAGCACCAAGGAACTGAGCGCAACATTTTGGGATAGGAACTAATAACACAAGAGCGTGTTTAAGTCGAACCCTTATGGTACAGTACAGGGAAGTCTTCAGtgagcaaaacaaaagcaagctagctagctctaTAGATTTCCTCTCATTACACAGAAGTCAGACATCTAGTTATTTACTCAGTATGGAAGATCAGGAGATGCAACTCAAAGTAAAACGAGGTAATACAagttttttataattaataataacgTCAGTGGGAGGTATCGATACCAGCTGTGATGATCCAACAGAACATAGAGCCGATATTGTTATGGTTGACTATCCGGCTGCTAACCTATTAAATTTTTCGCTTATTTTCCTTTTAGTAACGGATAAATTTACGGAAAGCATGTACGTGTTGGCCAACGAACCATCGGTGGCACTTTATCGTTTGCAAGAACACGTGAGGAGGTCACTGCCGGAGCTCGTGCAGCATAAAGTAAGTCAGAAATTTTGAGATTTCGATGCCGAAGCTAGCTGTTAACTGTGAACGCTGCATGTTAATATAATATGGCTCACTAAATTGCCGAGTGGTTAATACGTTAGGCTAGTAAGCTAACGTGAATGGCTACCTATCAACGTTGTATTACCGACCTAATCTTGAAATTATGCATTATCATATATGGAGagtttaaactgaaaaatgcagGTAGGTTGGTCTGGGAATGTTAGCTACGAGTGTCATGCAAGACGAGCCATGTTAGTCTCTGGTTGTGAGTAACGCTGGTTTAAAGAGAATATAAGAATATTTGAGATGTTGGTCCAAAACTGGCTTTTTAAATTACAACTTTTGGTGTAGCACAGggctaaaaagaaaaattattgtACTAACATCACcacttccatttttatttcatagacCCATCGTAGTACTTTCAGCACATTAAGTATTACGttcaaacattttaagaacattcAAAACTAATGGTTTCTTTTTACTTCTTTTATTTCAATTGATTTAACATGTAGTATGAAATTACCATAATTGGGCCCACAGTATCAGGTTATTCACAGTGTTTTTCATTAGTTAATTTTTCGACCACCATCTTGGAGTCACATGTTAATGTTCTGCATTCATTGTGAATATAGTTCTGCATGTGGGGGAAATATGTTTCATGCAGTGGCCGTGATGGTGTTTGTTGTCTGTAATGAAGCACTCCCAAGTAGTCTGcgattataattttttttaaactgccatttATCCTAGACCGATATGCAGAGCTGGGAGGAACAGAGTCAGGGAGCCATTTACACTGTGGAGTATGCATGCAGGTAATATATCCcatattcaaattaatttatgtgCCCTTAACCAATCAGTACTGCAGTGTGGCTTGTAAACCAtcttgtttctgtatgtgtccAGTGCAGTGAAAAGTATGACAAACAGCAGCCTCTACTTCAAAAGCATTGAGGGACTGCTCCGCCAGACCATCAGCATGAAAGACCACATTAGCGCTACCCAAGGGCGCAGgtagggggcagtagtgtgtgtttgcaccGTACTCTACAGCAGCCATTTAACTCCTCTTTTTGTCATCACGTAACCTTTCCAAGCTACTTCAGTGGATCTGGTTCCACTGTAGtgtctacatttttatttgtttctatcAATGAAAAactctgaagggggggggggggggggaggtcagtATACTGCTCAATATACTGCTCAGTATACCATGAAACAAATCCACATTCCAGCATAATGTGGCCCAGCAAAAGAAATTATGAGATTATGTCTCGGCCAAGTGGAAATACGTTGACTGGAGGTGTATTCCCCTTAGTTCAGGTCAGTGATCAAAAGAGATGGCAAATAGCCATGTTACTGTGGGAGAGTAATTTACTGTTGCGTAACCAGGCAATAAGCTGAATGTGGCTGAACCTGAAGAGGTTCTGGCATACTCGCTTGTATTTTTAGGAAGATTCTCGTCTTGTATGTTTCTCTTTGAACATGTTGGGGAATTTTCTGATTGAGAGAGAAAAGCCATAAATGAAAAACTGACAGGCTTAACATATTTGCTTTTTCTTTGTTGGTATCCAGTGAGGTTTGTGAAACTCAAAGACTACTGCTTCTTTGTTCATGCCAGATTTGTTTCTGTCCTGTATtgctttgtatttatgttttgctTGTGGAGTCATTTCCTCTAGTCACAGCTTATTCACATTTcggtctgtttatttatttgaagataTCCCATTAGCTAATAGTTACTTTTTCCTCAAGCTTCAATGTAAAGATCAATGTCAACAACAGTAATTAGCGCCACTGCATTGCTAATACCTTTTGGAGACTGTAGCTAATGGGATTAGcgtttttactttattttatatttttcttgacACGTGCATGCAGCTTTAGTGAAGCgacaccccctccctgcccccatgACCCTTCACTGCCCCCATCCTCCACCTCCTGACTTCTGAAGAGCTGTGTCCAAGGTCAGTGGCTTGCCAGGCATGACACCCAGAGCTGCTCCCATGCTTGGTTTTCTGTGCTAGTTATTGCGCTTTGTTGCCTGAAGTATGCGTTAAACTTGCGAGTCGCAACTAAGCAACAGCTTATTATGGTGGGTGTGATTTTCTTTGTCcctcttcttttaaaaatgccGTAGTGTTGAGTTTGGTCTTCCACGGATTATTCAATGCTCAGCAGTCCCTTCGTGCTCTTGGTTTGAAATCaactttatttatgaaatgctaTTACAGCAACAAAGCACTGTCTTATTATAATGTGCTAACTACTCAATCTACACATTGTGTAATACACTAGTTTTGGCAAAAAGTCAATATTGCAGTTTTCACAGACCAACCTTGGTCTTTAATACTTACAGGCACACTTCTGAAATGCTTAAAGCCTTTTGGTTGCTGTTCTCATTTTACAAACTTCTACTATAACAGTACACTCAAGATGAGCTAAAATGATCTTGTAAAATCAAACTTGTTTTTTACAGTGATATAGCAAACGTTTTGCAGTGTAACAAAAGATTCCAGTACAAGTGCTTTCCACATCTTGATTTAAGCTGCTGTTAAGTTCTTTACCCATACACTTACCACACAATAACCTCAGTAAGAATACACATGATTCTGGATTCAAGTGCTCAATTAGTCAGCGAGCTGAAGCATTCACACTGTCACACAACTGGCACACTGATTAACATAAGTTACTACTCAGAGTAAAATAACAGGGGAATACATCTGAATGATTAGCATTAATATTGCCAATGATGATTATAGACTGGAATGCACGTTCCCGCCATTATTTAGTCAAGcacttatttgtttgtttgaagaACAACTAAAGAACGAATTTCCTGTTTAGCGTAAAAAAGACGAGAACATATGAACATACTGCATTCCGTCAGTATTTGTTGTGGTAGCATTAAAAACGAGCTTTAAAGACCGCCTGAATGGAGAGAGGCTCGTGGCGGCTGACGTCTTTCTCCCATAATCCTCCACTCCAAACCTGCGATGGTGGCTCGCCGCTGATCACACCAGGGTGGAGTCCTTGCCGGTGCCGCCGGACTTGCGGGCCAGCACCGTCCGCATCTCGCTGTTGATGCCGTTCCAGGGCTTGGCCTGGGCCTGCAGCAGCCCGGACTCGGCCGACAGGGtgcggtgcattctgggaacgcTCCCCCCGCCGCTGTAGCCTTCCCTGTCGCTGGGCGGggagtgctgctgctgt
Encoded proteins:
- the rfxank gene encoding DNA-binding protein RFXANK isoform X2, giving the protein METAEGDVESQCSSSLQPTSSDATAQMTLADQQAASSDSSDQETLVLNLYPIDPPVISHELNDVPVASNGAPLMGLTVTAENKNEDSLFKHSTTLTNRQRGNEVTALPATLDTLSVHQLAAQGEVTQLAAHLSRDRSLVNSRDEREFTPLMWAAAFGEIAVVEFLLEKGADPKALARERESALTLASSGGYADIISILLQHGVDINTYDWNGGTPLLYAVRGNHVKCVDTLLAGGADLTVEADSGYSPMDLAVALGHKKVQKVIENHILKLLKQKA
- the rfxank gene encoding DNA-binding protein RFXANK isoform X1, giving the protein METAEGDVESQCSSSLQPTSSDATAQMTLADQQAASSDSSDQETLVLNLYPIDPPVISHELNDVPVASNGAPLMGLTVTAENKNEDSLFKHSTTLTNRQRGNEVTALPATLDTLSVHQLAAQGEVTQLAAHLSRDRSLVNSRDEREFTPLMWAAAFGEIAVVEFLLEKGADPKALARERESALTLASSGGYADIISILLQHGVDINTYDWNGGTPLLYAVRGNHVKCVDTLLGESALPSMTSAHKHGFRPCAVSHGGSGCPMRFSRGGRSDGGSRLWVQPYGPCCGSGTQEGPKGD
- the borcs8 gene encoding BLOC-1-related complex subunit 8 isoform X1, with product MVQYREVFSEQNKSKLASSIDFLSLHRSQTSSYLLSMEDQEMQLKVKRVTDKFTESMYVLANEPSVALYRLQEHVRRSLPELVQHKTDMQSWEEQSQGAIYTVEYACSAVKSMTNSSLYFKSIEGLLRQTISMKDHISATQGRSFSEATPPPCPHDPSLPPSSTS
- the borcs8 gene encoding BLOC-1-related complex subunit 8 isoform X2; the encoded protein is MVQYREVFSEQNKSKLASSIDFLSLHRSQTSSYLLSMEDQEMQLKVKRVTDKFTESMYVLANEPSVALYRLQEHVRRSLPELVQHKTDMQSWEEQSQGAIYTVEYACSAVKSMTNSSLYFKSIEGLLRQTISMKDHISATQGRRKRAVEGTGLKEGGERHGSGV
- the borcs8 gene encoding BLOC-1-related complex subunit 8 isoform X3, which encodes MVQYREVFSEQNKSKLASSIDFLSLHRSQTSSYLLSMEDQEMQLKVKRVTDKFTESMYVLANEPSVALYRLQEHVRRSLPELVQHKTDMQSWEEQSQGAIYTVEYACSAVKSMTNSSLYFKSIEGLLRQTISMKDHISATQGRREPWKAPG